A stretch of Lactuca sativa cultivar Salinas chromosome 6, Lsat_Salinas_v11, whole genome shotgun sequence DNA encodes these proteins:
- the LOC128126877 gene encoding uncharacterized protein LOC128126877: MDDIHDFDTIDVELDAYFKKKQASRCKDEFLNILCEEDDYEAVDDAQTENDAQTGNDTQTGITKEESDEDYLEGSNEEGSDEEFEYSTHNPKVKWNKMRPMLGERYESPHELKLCLTNYAISKGFQIRFKKCDSVRLVAICGSDPEKCPFVVRASWMTTERSFQVKKMIDIHKCVRNFNNSRLMDPTWLARKFVKELIRKPNLKCKEMQCYRSRMRALSLIHGNLNDHYARVWDYGHELLRSNPDSTVRITVNVNPDNTTTFHRFYICFKAIREGWKRACRRVIGLDGSFLKGQCKGELLTAIGRDANNQVYLIAWAVVDVENKNNWKWFLDLVNDDLGLQGGKGVCVISDQHKGLVEASKDILPYVEHRQCARHIYANFRKVYSGVQFRNMFWAAAKSTTEGHFKFNMERIRAISSAAYDHLMAREPTSWCRAYFSTGLACEAVENGIAECFNAIIVDARKKPLLTMLEEIRLYMMERAFNLKQEAENWVGEVCPSAVTKMEEFGEDIKSWHAVPSGVNEYEVRNGFQNYGVNLKEKICACRLWELSGIPCVHAQVAILYTNQDPVNFISSWFSKNNYKATYDQNIHPVNGSILWEETSYTKPLPPIERRMPGRPSVKRRRHVSENQDKYSQVSSKGRTVQCKNCLQRGHNKTSCKNPTVVPEPQPKKKMGRPRLEPDLVNWSGTKTGSRGGGRAGGRVGGGRSRGGGRGSSGRGNRGGAIPNVESEGVQTEYGKGTSEFPKCEPEDVAIPNVESENDASPDLQEISLTIDNLRKSLYTTEEIMDCLGLTEAELQEIEGLGVSEAEVQQIEDVDVAMSQDVGIASQITVEELPTNHVLGDEERMNGEDGIDEPGMGEIPVMHTLLVLTMFAYMDTSYA; this comes from the exons atggatgaCATCCATGATTTTGATACAATAGATGTGGAGTTGGATGCGTACTTCAAAAAGAAACAAGCTTCCCGATGCAAAGACGAATTTCTCAATATTCTATGTGAAGAAGACGATTACGAGGCAGTAGATGATGCTCAAACTGAAAATGATGCTCAAACTGGAAACGATACTCAAACTGGAATCACTAAAGAAGAATCAGATGAAGATTATCTGGAAGGTAGTAACGAGGAAGGTAGTGATGAGGAATTTGAGTATTCCACCCACAATCCAAAGGTGAAATGGAACAAAATGAGACCAATGCTTGGTGAAAGGTATGAATCCCCACATGAACTGAAACTGTGTTTGACGAACTATGCTATTAGTAAGGGTTTTCAAATCCGTTTCAAAAAATGCGATAGTGTTAGACTAGTGGCAATATGTGGAAGTGATCCAGAGAAGTGTCCATTTGTGGTTAGGGCTTCTTGGATGACTACTGAAAGGTCTTTCCAAGTCAAAAAGATGATAGACATTCATAAATGTGTTAGGAATTTTAACAATTCAAGGCTTATGGATCCTACCTGGTTAGCTAGGAAATTTGTGAAGGAGTTGATTAGGAAACCTAATTTAAAATGCAAAGAGATGCAG TGTTATAGATCAAGGATGAGGGCACTGTCATTAATTCATGGAAATTTGAATGACCACTACGCAAGAGTTTGGGATTATGGGCATGAGCTACTGAGGTCCAATCCAGACAGCACAGTTAGGATTACAGTTAATGTAAACCCTGATAATACCACAACATTTCATAGATTCTACATTTGCTTTAAAGCAATAAGAGAGGGGTGGAAAAGGGCATGTCGTAGGGTAATAGGATTGGATGGTTCTTTTTTGAAGGGACAGTGTAAGGGTGAATTGTTAACTGCAATAGGTAGGGATGCCAATAATCAGGTGTATCTTATAGCTTGGGCAGTTGTTGATGTAGAGAACAAGAACAACTGGAAATGGTTCCTGGATTTGGTTAATGATGATCTTGGATTGCAGGGTGGAAAGGGTGTGTGTGTAATCAGTGACCAACACAAG GGTCTTGTTGAAGCTAGTAAGGATATTCTACCATATGTTGAGCACAGGCAATGTGCAAGGCATATCTATGCCAATTTCAGAAAAGTTTATAGTGGAGTGCAGTTCAgaaacatgttttgggcagctgCAAAATCTACCACAGAAGGACATTTCAAGTTTAATATGGAAAGAATTAGGGCAATAAGTTCTGCTGCTTATGATCATCTCATGGCAAGGGAACCAACTTCATGGTGCAGAGCTTATTTCTCTACTGGCTTGGCTTGTGAGGCTGTAGAGAATGGGATTGCTGAGTGTTTCAATGCAATCATTGTAGACGCAAGAAAGAAACCTTTGCTGACTATGCTTGAAGAGATTAGGCTTTACATGATGGAAAGGGCTTTCAATCTGAAACAAGAAGCTGAAAACTGGGTTGGTGAAGTTTGTCCTTCTGCGGTAACAAAGATGGAAGAATTTGGAGAAGACATTAA AAGTTGGCATGCAGTTCCAAGTGGAGTGAATGAATATGAAGTAAGGAATGGGTTTCAGAACTATGGAGTTAACTTGAAGGAAAAAATATGTGCTTGTAGATTATGGGAACTTTCAGGAATACCTTGTGTGCATGCACAAGTGGCAATATTGTACACCAATCAAGATCCAGTTAACTTTATAAGTAGTTGGTTCAGCAAGAATAATTACAAGGCAACTTATGATCAGAATATACACCCAGTTAATGGAAGTATCTTATGGGAAGAAACAAGCTACACTAAGCCCCTTCCACCCATTGAAAGGAGGATGCCAGGAAGGCCTAGTGTTAAAAGAAGAAGACATGTTTCAGAAAATCAAGACAAGTACTCTCAAGTGTCAAGCAAGGGTAGAACTGTCCAGTGTAAAAATTGTCTACAAAGGGGACACAATAAAACATCATGCAAGAATCCTACAGTGGTTCCAGAACCTCAACCAAAGAAAAAAATGGGCAGGCCTAGGTTGGAACCTGATTTGGTTAATTGGTCAGGAACTAAAACAGGATCTAGAGGTGGTGGAAGGGCTGGTGGAAGGGTTGGTGGAGGAAGGAGTAGAGGTGGTGGTAGGGGCTCTAGTGGAAGAGGCAATAGAGGTGGTGCCATTCCAAATGTTGAGAGTGAAGGAGTCCAAACAGAATATGGGAAGGGTACTTCTGAGTTTCCTAAATGTGAGCCTGAAGATGTTGCCATTCCAAATGTTGAGAGTGAAAATGATGCAAGTCCAGATTTACAAGAAATTAGCTTAACAATTGACAACCTAAGGAAATCTTTATACACTACAGAAGAGATCATGGACTGTCTTGGACTCACTGAAGCAGAATTACAAGAAATTGAAGGTCTTGGAGTGAgtgaagcagaagtacaacaaatTGAAGATGTGGATGTTGCTATGTCACAA GATGTTGGAATTGCTAGCCAAATAACAGTTGAAGAACTCCCTACAAATCATGTACTTGGAGATGAGGAAAGGATGAATGGGGAGGATGGCATAGATGAGCCAGGGATGGGTGAG ATTCCAGTCATGCATACATTACTTGTGCTTACAATGTTTGCTTATATGGATACTAGTTATGCATGA
- the LOC111881934 gene encoding early light-induced protein 1, chloroplastic encodes MAASSIFMVVPITVFKRNPTFSIRCMAQTPQSGETGISKQATTPNMTSTPPPPAPKVSSKFSEVLAFSGPAPERINGRLAMIGFVSAMAVEVSSGQDVFAQIGNGGVAVFVGTSMVLTLASLVPLFKGVSVQSKSSGLMTSDAELWNGRVAMLGLVALAFTEYVKGSALV; translated from the coding sequence ATGGCTGCTTCTTCAATATTCATGGTAGTCCCCATCACAGTTTTCAAGAGAAATCCCACATTCTCCATCAGGTGCATGGCACAGACACCACAAAGTGGTGAAACCGGGATTTCCAAACAAGCAACCACACCAAATATGACCAGTACTCCTCCACCGCCTGCACCGAAGGTCAGCTCGAAGTTCTCTGAGGTATTGGCATTCAGCGGACCGGCACCGGAGAGGATAAACGGAAGGTTGGCGATGATCGGGTTTGTGTCGGCGATGGCGGTAGAAGTGAGCAGCGGTCAAGACGTGTTTGCCCAGATCGGCAATGGCGGAGTGGCGGTGTTTGTCGGCACTAGCATGGTGTTGACGTTAGCGTCGTTGGTGCCGTTGTTTAAAGGAGTGAGTGTGCAGTCGAAGTCGAGTGGACTGATGACGTCAGATGCAGAGCTTTGGAATGGACGGGTTGCGATGTTGGGGCTGGTGGCTTTGGCTTTCACTGAATATGTTAAAGGCAGTGCTCTTGTCTAG
- the LOC128126639 gene encoding early light-induced protein 1, chloroplastic-like, which produces MAASSIFMVVPITFFKRNPTFSIRCMAQTPQSGETGSSKQATTPNMTSTPPPPAPKVSSKFSEVLAFSGPAPERINGRLAMIGFVSAMAVEVSSGQDVFAQIGNGGVAVFVGTSMVLTLASLVPLFKGVSVQSKSSGLMTSDAELWNGRVAMLGLVALAFTGMDGLLTGTGDVS; this is translated from the coding sequence ATGGCTGCTTCTTCAATATTCATGGTAGTCCCCATCACATTTTTCAAGAGAAATCCCACATTCTCCATCAGGTGCATGGCACAGACACCACAAAGTGGTGAAACCGGGAGTTCCAAACAAGCAACCACACCAAATATGACCAGTACTCCTCCACCGCCTGCACCGAAGGTCAGCTCGAAGTTCTCTGAGGTATTGGCATTCAGCGGACCGGCACCGGAGAGGATAAACGGAAGGTTGGCGATGATCGGGTTTGTGTCGGCGATGGCGGTAGAAGTGAGCAGCGGTCAAGACGTGTTTGCCCAGATCGGCAATGGCGGAGTGGCGGTGTTTGTCGGCACTAGCATGGTGTTGACGTTAGCGTCGTTGGTGCCGTTGTTTAAAGGAGTGAGTGTGCAGTCGAAGTCGAGTGGACTGATGACGTCAGATGCAGAGCTTTGGAATGGACGGGTTGCGATGTTGGGGCTGGTGGCTTTGGCTTTCACTGGAATGGACGGGTTGCTCACAGGAACAGGAGATGTAAGCTAA